Genomic segment of Euzebyales bacterium:
GGAGGGCAGCCGATCACCCTCACGCAGGCGCTGACCATCAGCTGCAACACGACCTTTGCCCAGCTCGGCCTCGAACTGGGACCCGACCTGCTGGCCGAACAGGCCGAGCGCTTCGGCTTCAACGCCGAGTGGACCTTCCAGCTCCCCGGTCCCGGGACGAGTCAGATCCCCACCGATCTCGATCCTCCCGCCACGGCCCAGAGCGCGATCGGCCAGCGCGACGTGCGGGCAACGCCGTTGCAGATGGCCATGGTCGCCGCCGCGATCGGCAACGACGGGGTGTTGATGACCCCACGCATCGTCGACCGCGTCGAGGACATGTCCGGTCGGGTGATCCGTCCGTTCGAGCCCGAGGAGCTGCGCCTGCCCGATCAGCCGAGTGCGCAGGCGCTCAGTCGCAGTTCGGCCGACGCGCTGCAGGCCATGATGGAGAACGTGGTCAACGCGGGCTCCGGTCAGTCCGCAGCGATCAGCGGCGTCGAGGTCGCCGGCAAGACCGGCACCGCTGAGACAGGGCAGGGTCGCCCACCTACGGTGTGGTTCGTAGGATTCGCGCCGGCGGACGACCCGACCGTCGCGGTGGCCGTCGTCCTGCCGGACGGTGGCGGCGCGGGCAGCGGTGCCACCGGTGGTGCCGTCGCCGCTCCCGTAGCGGCCCGGGTGATGCAGGCCGCACTCGACACAGCACAGTGAGCTGGCGTCGCCGACGGCGACAGACAGCGAGGACGACATGTCAGACGAGACTCGGCCGCTCAGCGGTGTGCCCACCCTGCTCGCCGGCCGCTACCGCCTCCTCGGGAGCGTCGGCCGCGGCGGGATGGCCGACGTCCAGCGCGCCTTCGACGAGCAGCTCGACCGCGAGGTGGCGGTCAAGATCCTGCACGCGCGCTACGCCGACGACCCCAACTTCCTGCTGCGGTTCCGCCGCGAGGCACAGTCGGCCGCCAGCCTCAACCACCCCAACATCGTCAGCGTGTACGACGCCGGCGAGACCGACGGTCGCCCGTTCATCGTCATGGAGCTGGTGCGCGGACGCAGCCTGCGCGACCTGACGCGCTCGGAGCGCATCACCGCGGGACGCGCCACCGAGATCGTCGGCGACGCGGCGCTGGCGCTGGACTACGCCCACGAGCACGGCCTGATCCACCGCGACATCAAGCCGGGCAACATCATGGTGTCGACCGACGGCGAGGTGAAGGTCACCGACTTCGGCATCGCCCGGGCTGTGAACGCCGAGACCATCACCGAGACCGCCGCGGTGTTCGGCACCGCCGCGTATGTGTCGCCGGAACAGGCGCAGGGCGACACCGTCGATCGCCGGACGGACGTCTACTCGCTCGGGTGCGTGCTCTACGAACTGCTCACCGGTCGGCAGCCATTCCACGCCGACTCTCCGGTCGCGTTGGCCTACCAGCACGTGTCGACCATGCCCGAGCCACCGTCCGAGCTGTCGGACGAATCGACGCCCGAGCTCGACGCGATCACGCTCAAGGCGATGGCCAAGGACCCCGATGACCGGTACCAGACGGCGCGGGAGTTCAACGCCGACCTCGAACGCGCCCGTGCCGGCGTGCCGATCGTTGCCCCGTTGATCGGTGCATTGGCGGCGACGCAGGCGGCGGACCGGTGGAACGAGCAGACGGTCGTGTCGTCCGCCGCCGGCGCACCGACGGTCGAGGAGGACGATTACTACCGCGACGAGCCGTACGAGGAGGAGCCGCGGCGCCGCGCGGGGTGGTGGATCGCGGCCGTCCTCCTGCTGCTCGCGCTGCTGATCGGCGGCTGGTGGCTGTTCACGAATCTGACCGCCGAGCAGGTGGACACCGCGGAACTGCCTGACGTGGTCGGCATGCAGCAGGACGAGGCTGTCGAGGTCCTCGGCGACCAGGGGTTCATGGACGTGACGATCGAGACCGTCGAGCAGTCGGGTCCCGAGGAAGGCGAGGTCGTCGCGCAGGATCCCACGCCCGGAGGCGAGCCGCTGCCCGTCGACACCGCGGTCACGCTGACCGTGAACACGGGCGCCCCGCCCGTCGAGGTTCCGGACGTGTCCGGGCTGCCGCTGCGACGTGCCCGGCAGGCGCTGAACGACGTCAACCTGCGGGTCGGTGAACAGACCCGGCGGACCAGCGACGACGTGCCGGAGGGCCAGGTCATCGAGACCCGACCCGCCGCCGGCACCGAGGTGCCCGAGGACACCGAGGTCGACCTGGTGATCTCGAGCGGATCCGATGAAGCCGAGGTGCCCGATGTCGCGAACCTGCCGCAGGATGAAGCGGTCCAGCGGCTGAACTCCGCATGCGAACCGCAGCCCTGCTTCGAGGCCGTGATCACCGAGCAGTTCGACGAAACCGTTGGCCAGGGCCGCGTCATCCGTCAGGTGCCGGCGGCCGGCACCCGTGTGCCCAAGGGGTTGGAGGTCACGTTGATCGTGTCGCTGGGCCCCGAACAGGTCGAGCCGCCGCCACCGCCCGAGCCGACGACGACGGAGGTCCCCGACGTGGTGGGCCAGGACATCGCCGATGCGACCCAGGCGTTGATCGACGCGGGCCTGCAACTCGACGAGCCCGTTGAGGAGTTCAGTGACACCATCCCGCAGGGTCAGGTCATCGAGAGCGACCCGCCAGCCGGTGAGGTGGTCGAGGAGCAGACGCTGGTCAAGCTGACCGTGTCGGTCGGTCCCGACCCGGCGGCGACCCAGAACGACGGCAACAACGGGTCGGGCAACGACGGCGGCGGCAGCGGGTCCGGCAACGAGGGCAACGGCGGTGGGCCCTGACCACGGTCGACGGATCGTCGCCCGCGCAGGACGCGGCGGCTCGTCAGCCCTCGGTCGTCGTCATCGGGCGAGCAACGCCTGCGCGGCGGCGAGCCCGCTGCGCGCCGCGCCCTCGATCCGCGCGTGTCCGAACGCGTCGCCGGCGAACCCCACCGCGGCGCCGTCGACGGCACCGTGCAGGGTTCGATGGTCGACGAGGTCGCGGGGCTGGGCGTACCGCCAGCGCTTGACCTGGGCGGCGACCACGGTCGCGTCCCCCAACCAGGGCGCCAGCCAGCCGCGCAGTGTCGCCGCGACGTCGGCCTCGGCGCGGTCGTACCACGCTGTGCTCCACGGTGCGGACGCGTGCACCGTGACCGCGGGACGGTCCGATACGGGCTTGCGGGCATTGTCGGCAAGCCAACGCACCGGCCCGTCCGCGAACTGCACCCCGCCCGGCGCGGGCAGACCCGGATCGGTGTCCAGGACCGCGAGCAACGCCAGGCACGGGTCGTAGCTGACCGCTTCGAGTGCCGCCGCCAACGACGTGGGCAGCACCGTGCCACCGCGGGCCAGCAACGCCAGGCCCTGTGGCACCGGGGGGGTGCACACCAGCGCCGCTCCGTCGTGCACATCGGGACCACCCGCACCGGCGACGGCCACACGCCATCGCCCGTCGCGCACCCACGCCGCCGTCGCCCGCGCATCGGTGAGGACCGTGAGATCGTCGCGGGCCAGCGCCTTGGCGAGCGCGTTCATCCCGCCGCGCAGGACGTAGCGCGCGTGGCCGTCCCCGCCGGTCTCCGTCACGCCCGACGGTCCGTCACGGATGTCGGACGCCTGGGCGAAGCCGTCGCTCCACCGCTCGATGGGGGCGCCGGAGCGCTGCCAACGCCGCGCGAGGTCGGCGAACTCGTCGCTTCGCACGGTGAAGAACTGCGCACCGTGGTCGAGGGTCGCGCCGTCGATGCGGCGCGTGGCCAGCCGCCCGCCGGGCCCGGTGCTCTTGTCGAGGACGACGACGGTGCGACCCGCGGCGGTCAGCGACCGCGCGGCCGTGAGCCCGGCGAGCCCGGCACCGATGACCAGGACGTCGACGTCAGCCAACCGGAAGCGGGGCGGTGCGGCGTACGAACGTGCGCAGCAGATCCATGCCGGCGGTGGTCAGGATCGACTCGGGATGGAACTGGACGCCCTCGATCGGATGGGTGCGATGACGCAGCCCCATGATCAGCCCGTCCTGCGTGCGTGCGGTGACCTCCAGCACGTCCGGAAGGTCGTCGTCCGCGACGATCAGGGAGTGGTACCTGGTGGCCACGAACGGGCTGGGCAGATCGGCGAAGACGCCGGCGCCGGCGTGGTGGATCTGAGACGTCTTGCCGTGCAGCAGTTCCGGCGCGCGCACGACACGTCCGCCGTGGACGTGCGCGATGCACTGGTGCCCCAGGCACACACCCAGGATGGGTATCCGGTCACCGAACGCGGCGATGACGTCGTTGGACAGGCCCGCATCGAGCGGCGTGCCGGGGCCGGGCGAGACAACGATGCCCTCCGGCGCCGCCGACGCGACGTCGTCCAGCACGAAGGCGTCGTTGCGCGCGACCTCGACCTGCGCCCCCAGCTCACCGAACTCCTGGACGAGGTTGTAGGTGAAGCTGTCGTAGTTGTCGATGACGAAGAGCCGTGGGCCGGTCATGGGCGCAATCCTAGTCCCGCACCGCGCGTCGAGCGC
This window contains:
- a CDS encoding aminodeoxychorismate/anthranilate synthase component II, whose translation is MTGPRLFVIDNYDSFTYNLVQEFGELGAQVEVARNDAFVLDDVASAAPEGIVVSPGPGTPLDAGLSNDVIAAFGDRIPILGVCLGHQCIAHVHGGRVVRAPELLHGKTSQIHHAGAGVFADLPSPFVATRYHSLIVADDDLPDVLEVTARTQDGLIMGLRHRTHPIEGVQFHPESILTTAGMDLLRTFVRRTAPLPVG
- the pknB gene encoding Stk1 family PASTA domain-containing Ser/Thr kinase, which codes for MSDETRPLSGVPTLLAGRYRLLGSVGRGGMADVQRAFDEQLDREVAVKILHARYADDPNFLLRFRREAQSAASLNHPNIVSVYDAGETDGRPFIVMELVRGRSLRDLTRSERITAGRATEIVGDAALALDYAHEHGLIHRDIKPGNIMVSTDGEVKVTDFGIARAVNAETITETAAVFGTAAYVSPEQAQGDTVDRRTDVYSLGCVLYELLTGRQPFHADSPVALAYQHVSTMPEPPSELSDESTPELDAITLKAMAKDPDDRYQTAREFNADLERARAGVPIVAPLIGALAATQAADRWNEQTVVSSAAGAPTVEEDDYYRDEPYEEEPRRRAGWWIAAVLLLLALLIGGWWLFTNLTAEQVDTAELPDVVGMQQDEAVEVLGDQGFMDVTIETVEQSGPEEGEVVAQDPTPGGEPLPVDTAVTLTVNTGAPPVEVPDVSGLPLRRARQALNDVNLRVGEQTRRTSDDVPEGQVIETRPAAGTEVPEDTEVDLVISSGSDEAEVPDVANLPQDEAVQRLNSACEPQPCFEAVITEQFDETVGQGRVIRQVPAAGTRVPKGLEVTLIVSLGPEQVEPPPPPEPTTTEVPDVVGQDIADATQALIDAGLQLDEPVEEFSDTIPQGQVIESDPPAGEVVEEQTLVKLTVSVGPDPAATQNDGNNGSGNDGGGSGSGNEGNGGGP
- a CDS encoding FAD-dependent oxidoreductase, which produces MADVDVLVIGAGLAGLTAARSLTAAGRTVVVLDKSTGPGGRLATRRIDGATLDHGAQFFTVRSDEFADLARRWQRSGAPIERWSDGFAQASDIRDGPSGVTETGGDGHARYVLRGGMNALAKALARDDLTVLTDARATAAWVRDGRWRVAVAGAGGPDVHDGAALVCTPPVPQGLALLARGGTVLPTSLAAALEAVSYDPCLALLAVLDTDPGLPAPGGVQFADGPVRWLADNARKPVSDRPAVTVHASAPWSTAWYDRAEADVAATLRGWLAPWLGDATVVAAQVKRWRYAQPRDLVDHRTLHGAVDGAAVGFAGDAFGHARIEGAARSGLAAAQALLAR